The following proteins come from a genomic window of Gossypium raimondii isolate GPD5lz chromosome 5, ASM2569854v1, whole genome shotgun sequence:
- the LOC105771235 gene encoding heat stress transcription factor A-7a encodes MVVPDNGGGEGLCLSYSTAFSKKMGDEITQMESNNILVKEEPIAESSGEEDNQEALLIKAVKEEEEDDDDDDETGVVDDMMNGGDCNNVSNNGSSSSSSSVDLPKPMEGLNESGPPPFLKKTYEMVEDPVTDPIVSWSINRNSFIVWDSYKFSEDLLPKYFKHKNFSSFIRQLNTYGFRKIDSDRWEFANEEFQRGKKHLLKNIKRRSRYNRQQQGGVNCANNSTSNIGLEAEVEILKKDRSILQLEVLKLRQQQEESNHQLSAVHERIRFAECRQQQMCNFIAKIAKYPSFIHRLTKKRKQQNIEIDEGEFSFSKKRKFLETQVTKCLPEAMGMTDLSVKCRNQVNEERLKSIQAAEISKLSPDYTEKNNNQTLHDEKSSEPAMSSVYDVMSENLLGESSGVENATNEELSSVNDSKIYLELEDLISWKQCSWGGFTSELVEQTGCV; translated from the exons ATGGTGGTGCCTGACAATGGAGGCGGAGAAGGGTTATGTTTGAGTTACTCGACGGCGTTTTCGAAGAAAATGGGTGACGAGATTACTCAAATGGAGTCAAATAATATCCTTGTGAAGGAAGAGCCAATAGCTGAAAGTAGCGGAGAAGAAGATAATCAAGAAGCTTTGTTGATCAAAGCAGTTAAAGAGGAAGAagaggatgatgatgatgatgatgaaaccGGTGTCGTTGATGATATGATGAACGGTGGGGATTGTAACAACGTCAGCAATAATGGTTCGTCTTCTTCCAGTTCATCTGTTGATTTGCCGAAACCTATGGAAGGATTGAACGAGTCGGGTCCTCCTCCGTTTTTGAAGAAAACATATGAGATGGTGGAGGATCCGGTAACCGACCCGATTGTTTCCTGGAGCATTAACCGCAATAGCTTCATCGTTTGGGATTCTTATAAGTTCTCAGAAGATCTCCTTCCTAAATATTTCAAGCACAAGAACTTCTCCAGTTTCATCCGCCAACTCAACACTTAT GGGTTTAGAAAGATTGACTCAGATAGATGGGAATTTGCAAATGAGGAGTTTCAAAGAGGAAAGAAGCATTTGCTGAAAAACATTAAGAGAAGAAGTAGATATAATAGGCAACAACAAGGTGGAGTGAATTGTGCTAATAATTCAACTAGTAATATTGGTTTAGAAGCTGAAGTTGAGATATTGAAGAAAGATCGGAGTATACTGCAACTGGAAGTCTTGAAACTGAGACAACAACAAGAAGAATCAAATCATCAGCTGAGTGCTGTTCATGAGCGGATTCGTTTTGCTGAGTGTAGGCAACAACAAATGTGCAATTTCATTGCTAAAATAGCAAAGTATCCCAGTTTTATTCATCGATTGACTAAGAAAAGGAAGCAGCAAAATATAGAGATTGATGAAGGGGAGTTTAGCTTTAGCAAGAAAAGGAAGTTTCTTGAGACGCAAGTCACAAAGTGCTTGCCTGAGGCTATGGGGATGACCGACCTAAGTGTCAAGTGCAGGAACCAAGTTAATGAAGAGAGATTGAAATCAATACAAGCTGCTGAGATCTCAAAGCTTTCGCCTGATTATACGGAGAAGAACAACAACCAAACCCTTCACGATGAAAAGAGCAGTGAACCAGCAATGTCTTCTGTTTATGATGTTATGTCCGAAAATCTACTAGGGGAAAGCTCAGGTGTTGAGAATGCAACAAATGAAGAGCTATCATCAGTGAATGATTCCAAGATCTATCTTGAGTTAGAGGATTTAATCAGCTGGAAGCAATGTAGCTGGGGTGGTTTTACAAGTGAGTTGGTGGAGCAAACTGGCTGTGTCTAA
- the LOC105770913 gene encoding IQ domain-containing protein IQM1, with product MGLSLSLLLSAWQQILSHRFFDLTYNVGLSSKAVEMTVRVNSFKRTDSDTVTTTNSAIGSDNKIQRKNSITLKTSKPDRNNVVLEKTLSFKDLVQDQRKSLVSSGSNGLMHKPMPTLSLPEPTILFSPRPVSELDAAAVKLQKVYKSYRTRRNLADCAVVVEELWWKVLDLAELKQSSVSFFDVEKPESAVSRWARAKTRAAKVGKGLSKDEKAQKLALRHWLEAIDPRHRYGHNLHLYYDVWFSSESSQPFFYWLDVGDGKEVNLVKCPRKKLQQQCITYLGPKEREGYEVIVDHGKLVFRQSGLPVNTTAECKWIFVLSTTRSLYVGRKEKGKFQHSSFLAGGATTAAGRLVARDGALEAIWPYSGHYLPTEENFLEFISFLEENHVNLTNVKRCAIDDDNSYGQAPAKEPKPEPMVGSNETKKIDVGDEGDSIRGAETSTDEHHRDEKRSNTKAPTPPVFAKRLSCKWTTGFGPRIGCVRDYPTDLQSKALEQVNLSPRVTPGFVKFGPIPSPRPSPRIHLSPRIAGMGLPSPRPIATTN from the exons ATGGGATTATCGCTTTCCTTGTTACTCTCAGCCTGGCAACAAATTCTAAGTCACAGGTTCTTCGATTTGACTTACAATGTCGGTCTGAGTTCTAAAGCTGTAGAGATGACGGTGAGAGTAAATAGCTTCAAGAGAACGGATTCGGACACCGTCACCACCACCAACTCAGCTATTGGGTCGGATAATAAGATTCAAAGgaaaaattcaataacattGAAAACAAGCAAACCTGATCGTAATAACGTAGTGCTTGAGAAAACGTTGTCGTTCAAGGACCTGGTTCAAGACCAAAGGAAATCATTAGTTTCAAGTGGCTCGAATGGATTAATGCATAAACCAATGCCTACACTTTCACTGCCTGAACCAACGATTTTATTTTCACCCAGACCCGTTAGTGAGCTTGATGCGGCTGCTGTTAAGCTTCAAAAAGTGTATAAAAGCTATCGGACTCGAAGAAACCTTGCGGATTGTGCAGTGGTGGTTGAGGAGCTATGGTGGAAGGTATTAGACCTTGCAGAACTTAAGCAAAGTTCTGTTTCGTTCTTCGATGTTGAAAAACCTGAATCTGCTGTTTCACGATGGGCAAGAGCCAAGACAAGAGCTGCTAAG GTGGGAAAGGGTTTGTCCAAGGATGAAAAAGCTCAGAAATTAGCCCTTCGGCACTGGCTTGAAGCG ATTGATCCAAGACATCGGTATGGGCATAACTTACACCTGTATTATGACGTTTGGTTCTCAAGTGAAAGCTCGCAGCCTTTCTTCTACTg gTTGGATGTTGGAGATGGGAAAGAAGTAAATCTTGTCAAGTGTCCAAGGAAAAAATTACAACAGCAATGCATCACATATCTTGGACCA AAAGAAAGGGAAGGATATGAGGTAATAGTTGACCATGGGAAGCTTGTTTTTAGGCAAAGTGGGTTACCAGTGAATACAACAGCTGAATGCAAATGGATATTTGTCCTTAGCACAACTAGGTCCTTGTATGTGGGTCGAAAGGAAAAGGGTAAATTTCAACATTCTAGTTTTCTAGCCGGTGGTGCCACTACCGCAGCTGGAAGATTGGTCGCTCGTGATGGCGCTCTTGAG GCTATATGGCCATACAGTGGTCATTATCTACCTACGGAAGAAAATTTCTTGGAATTCATTAGCTTCCTTGAGGAAAATCATGTGAATCTCACTAATGTTAAg AGGTGTGCTATTGATGATGATAACTCTTACGGGCAAGCCCCAGCTAAGGAACCAAAACCAGAACCAATGGTCGGTTCTAATGAAACCAAGAAAATTGATGTTGGTGATGAAGGTGACAGCATTAGGGGGGCGGAAACAAGCACTGATGAGCATCACCGTGATGAAAAGAGAAGCAACACCAAGGCGCCAACACCACCAGTGTTCGCTAAGAGATTATCATGCAAGTGGACCACAGGGTTTGGACCCCGCATCGGGTGCGTGCGCGACTACCCCACTGATCTACAGTCAAAAGCACTTGAACAAGTTAACCTATCACCAAGGGTTACTCCTGGGTTCGTGAAGTTTGGCCCAATTCCATCACCAAGGCCCAGTCCAAGGATCCATCTTTCCCCAAGGATAGCAGGCATGGGACTGCCTAGTCCAAGGCCCATTGCAACAACTAACTAA
- the LOC105765962 gene encoding EPIDERMAL PATTERNING FACTOR-like protein 5 codes for MKQRMCCLLIAILLTTCWIHASSTTSLESHDFVPRQQGTVPEFSGAVNFEPKQGRVEIGNGGVGNEREETYRSRMMGRLGSRPPNCERKCGRCRPCVATQIPATTDKLGIQYTNYEPEGWKCKCGSTFFNP; via the exons ATGAAGCAAAGAATGTGCTGTCTTCTCATTGCTATTCTGCTGACTACATGCTGGATTCATGCATCATCAACCACGTCTTTAGAATCTCATGATTTTGTTCCTCGTCAACAAG GTACTGTTCCAGAGTTCTCAGGGGCAGTTAACTTTGAGCCTAAACAG GGCCGTGTTGAAATCGGCAATGGTGGAGTAGGTAATGAGCGAGAAGAAACATATAGGAGTAGAATGATGGGAAGACTTGGATCGAGGCCACCGAATTGCGAACGCAAGTGCGGAAGGTGCAGGCCATGTGTTGCCACTCAAATCCCAGCAACGACGGATAAACTGGGGATTCAGTACACCAATTATGAGCCTGAAGGATGGAAATGCAAATGTGGGTCCACTTTCTTCAATCCATAA